A window from Neodiprion fabricii isolate iyNeoFabr1 chromosome 2, iyNeoFabr1.1, whole genome shotgun sequence encodes these proteins:
- the LOC124174801 gene encoding spermine oxidase gives MLDPSKPEPTVVIIGGGMAGLSAAHRLVQCGMQNFTILEATDRPGGRIHSCWLGDVVAEMGATWIEGGCVANPVFTLAAQEGLLKPPLSRPDPSRGLFCTSDGRAIDLPVSITAYHTFRHIEQQAATLFSLGCGRTHGNLLNFMGVRIQQELHNFPEEQRYDAARVMYGMTNCVRCRCGDDLSLISADQFGSYIEIPGGNVRVPLGYVGVLAPLLRDLPSCSLRYCKPVSCVRWGTVGSSSPRAVVKCCDGDEFPADYVIVTVSLGVLKNQHDKLFCPALPAEKVEAISKLGYGHVNKIFLEYARPFWAWHEGGIRLAWSADELSERCDWVKGVCNVEELASSQHVLCAWVCGREASDMELCSDEEVVESITRVLRQFTGDPTLPYPANLLRSKWCMDQYFAGSYSYMAVESTVGHQCDLASPLPGPCEPVPPILLFAGEATIPGHYSTVHGARLSGIREAERVIQLTKKYGGPPGTVKDTSCKQTCP, from the exons ATGTTGGATCCGAGCAAACCGGAACCAACGGTAGTGATAATCGGCGGAGGTATGGCCGGCCTTTCCGCAGCACATCGGCTAGTCCAGTGCGGAATGCAGAATTTCACGATACTTGAAGCCACGGATCG ACCAGGTGGCCGAATTCATTCCTGTTGGCTCGGTGACGTCGTGGCAGAAATGGGGGCTACCTGGATCGAGGGTGGATGCGTTGCAAATCCGGTATTCACTTTGGCGGCACAAGAAGGGCTGTTGAAGCCACCGCTCTCCAGACCAGATCCAAGTAGAGGACTCTTCTGCACGAGCGATGGTCGCGCGATAGACTTGCCGGTCAGTATCACGGCATATCACACCTTCAGACACATCGAACAACAGGCGGCGACCCTCTTCTCCCTGGGTTGCGGACGCACTCATGGAAATCTCTTGAACTTCATGGGCGTGAGGATCCAACAAGAGCTCCACAATTTCCCGGAAGAACAACG GTACGATGCCGCGCGAGTAATGTACGGCATGACCAACTGTGTTCGTTGTCGATGCGGCGATGATCTCTCCCTCATTTCGGCTGACCAGTTTGGTAGCTACATCGAAATACCCGGTGGAAACGTCAGGGTACCTCTTGGCTACGTCGGTGTCTTAGCGCCGCTCCTCAGGGATCTACCCAGTTGCTCGTTGAGGTACTGTAAGCCCGTCAGCTGCGTCCGATGGGGTACCGTTGGCAGCTCTTCGCCAAGAGCAGTCGTTAAGTGTTGCGACGGCGACGAGTTCCCGGCGGATTACGTAATCGTGACCGTTTCTCTCGGCGTCTTGAAAAACCAGCATGACAAACTGTTCTGCCCTGCACTACCCGCTGAGAAAGTTGAAGCCATTTCTAAACTTGGCTATGGGCACGttaacaaaatatttcttgaGTACGCCCGTCCTTTCTGGGCCTGGCATGAAGGTGGAATCAGGTTAGCCTGGTCTGCAGACGAGCTTTCCGAACGTTGTGACTGGGTTAAAG GTGTCTGTAACGTTGAGGAACTCGCGAGTTCGCAGCATGTGCTGTGCGCCTGGGTTTGCGGAAGGGAAGCTTCCGACATGGAGCTCTGTTCCGACGAAGAGGTCGTCGAGTCCATCACTCGAGTTTTGCGCCAATTTACGGGCGACCCCACCTTGCCATACCCGGCAAACTTACTCCGCAGCAAGTGGTGCATGGACCAGTACTTCGCTGGTTCATACAGTTACATGGCGGTCGAAAGCACCGTGGGTCACCAATGTGACTTGGCCAGTCCATTGCCAG GTCCTTGCGAACCGGTTCCACCCATTCTGCTCTTCGCCGGGGAGGCAACGATACCTGGACACTACAGCACGGTACACGGTGCTCGACTCAGTGGAATCAGGGAAGCAGAGCGCGTTATCCAGCTGACAAAGAA GTACGGTGGCCCACCGGGAACAGTGAAAGACACATCTTGCAAACAGACCTGTCCGTGA
- the LOC124176998 gene encoding aromatic-L-amino-acid decarboxylase-like, producing the protein MDPNGFKDFAGEMANFITNYLENIRERRVLPIVEPGYMKPLLPTEAPQSPENWEDVMTDIERVIMPGITHWQSPKFHAYFPTAQSYPAIVADMLSGAIACIGFTWIASPACTELEVIMLDWLGKMLDLPSAFLSSSGGKGGGVIQGTASEATLVALLGAKAKMINRVKEEHPDWTANEIVGKLVAYASCQAHSSVERAGILGGVQFRLLDVDQKYKLRGDTLADAIREDREKGLIPFYVVATLGTTCSCAFDNLEEIGAVSNREQVWLHVDAAYAGSAFICPEFRYLMKGVERADSFNFNPHKWMLINFDCSAMWLKDPSHVVNAFNVDPLYLKHDAHGSLPDYRHWQIPLGRRFRALKLWFVLRLYGVQNLQKYIRSHVAQAHEFEALVLEDPRFEVVAEVVVGLVCFRLKGSNDVNEALLKRINGAGNIHLVPSKISDVYFLRFAVCSRFSESSDIQSSWKEIKLRAEEILAEQPNSK; encoded by the exons ATGGATCCGAACGGGTTTAAAGATTTTGCCGGTGAAATggcaaattttattaccaacTACCTGGAGAACATCAGAGAAAG GCGAGTCTTGCCGATTGTTGAACCTGGGTACATGAAGCCACTCCTACCCACCGAAGCTCCTCAATCACCAGAAAACTGGGAAGACGTGATGACCGATATCGAGAGAGTCATCATGCCCGGA ATAACGCACTGGCAGAGTCCGAAATTCCACGCGTACTTTCCAACGGCTCAATCGTACCCAGCGATAGTTGCCGACATGTTGAGCGGTGCGATTGCTTGCATCGGTTTCACATGG ATCGCGAGTCCAGCGTGCACCGAGTTGGAAGTGATCATGCTCGACTGGCTGGGTAAGATGCTGGATCTTCCATCTGCGTTCTTGTCCTCTAGCGGAGGAAAAGGTGGTGGCGTTATTCAG GGAACTGCTAGTGAAGCCACGCTGGTGGCCCTCCTCGGGGCAAAAGCCAAAATGATCAACCGAGTGAAGGAAGAGCACCCGGACTGGACTGCGAACGAGATCGTGGGAAAACTGGTCGCCTATGCATCGT GTCAGGCTCACAGCTCTGTTGAACGCGCTGGTATACTAGGAGGAGTTCAATTCAGGCTTCTCGATGTTGACCAGAAGTACAAACTGAGGGGCGATACTCTGGCTGATGCCATTCGTGAGGACAGAGAAAAAGGACTGATTCCATTTTAC GTCGTAGCTACTCTGGGAACCACTTGCTCCTGCGCCTTTGACAACCTTGAGGAAATAGGAGCAGTTTCTAACCGTGAGCAGGTCTGGCTGCACGTTGATGCCGCCTACGCAG GGTCTGCTTTCATTTGCCCCGAGTTCCGGTACCTGATGAAAGGCGTCGAGAGGGCGGATTCGTTCAACTTCAATCCCCACAAGTGGATGTTGATAAACTTCGACTGCTCAGCTATGTGGCTCAAGGACCCGAGCCACGTCGTTAATGCTTTCAACGTAGACCCACTTTACCTGAAGCACGATGCTCATGGCTCACTCCCAGATTACCGA CACTGGCAAATTCCCCTCGGGCGCAGATTCCGCGCTCTCAAGCTGTGGTTTGTTCTTCGATTGTACGGCGTGCAGAATCTGCAGAAGTACATTCGTTCCCACGTTGCTCAAGCCCATGAATTCGAAGCTCTGGTTTTAGAGGATCCTCGCTTCGAAGTTGTCGCAGAAGTCGTAGTCGGTCTCGTTTGCTTCAGACTCAAG GGTTCAAATGACGTTAACGAGGCTTTACTGAAGCGGATCAACGGTGCTGGTAACATCCATCTGGTACCATCGAAGATAAGCGACGTTTACTTCCTACGATTCGCAGTCTGCTCCCGCTTCAGCGAAAGCTCCGACATCCAGAGTTCGTGGAAGGAAATAAAGTTACGCGCTGAAGAAATTCTCGCCGAGCAACCAAATTCCAAGTGA